A window of Etheostoma spectabile isolate EspeVRDwgs_2016 chromosome 24, UIUC_Espe_1.0, whole genome shotgun sequence genomic DNA:
attgttaaaaagtgacaaaattgtaaaaaaaaaaaacatctagaaATGTgtacaaaagaacaacaaaatgttaaaattttaaCCCAGAAAAttacaaagttgcaggtcgatgggaagacaacacaagtgttaaGCTTTAGACCTAAGtcctttgtttaatttcttttcctgATATGGTCCTTCCCAGCATCAGATAAgttctaaaataaaatttaaacacAACCAGGCCTACATGAATaaatctcctgctaccttttacctgTCTGGATATGCTAGTTTAGGCTTATCCGGTGTCACATGAAACGTGTGACTGTGTAGCCATGTCTGCCTGCTGGAAATCATTTTATgactttgagggggggggggaaattggGTAAATTTCATTTTGgtgtctaaacttaactgtcgtTGCCGTGTGACGCTCACTTCTTGTCGGCTGAACCCAACTGTATAATGGACGCTTAAAGGACCGTCTCCCAACAATgctctgtaaatgtaaatgtgctgtatttatatagcacttttccagtcttaacaactgctcaaagcgcttttacatctacagaaaattcacattcacacacattctacactgtggccgggctgcgcGACAAGGTGCCACCgccatcagataaacattcatacaattcacactccgatgcgcagcacgggGGCAATCTGGGTCAggcttgcccaaggacacttcgacaatgactgcaggggcggggatcgaaccaccagccttccaattggcaggcaaccgctctaccactgagccacagccgcccctgtacGGCTCATAACAACATTTTCTCAGCTAAGGTTAAGGTTGGGCGACTGTTGCTGTAATTTCACAATATATCATATGAGTTGTGCATGTCTTTTCAAACAATATCATACAATACCCCTTTTCATTCGAAGTTAAAAGGtgtataaaaaagacaaaatatgacaaattagtgttttattttctcctatccaagaatgcacctgaggtgtagccagaccttactccaaaGAAGAATGTATTAGAGTCAAAAGGTAACATCACAGGTTTTGCAGATGCAGGAAAAGCAGAGAGTTTTGGACCGTGTGGAAGGAAATGAATGTTACGTTTTGTTCGTctatgattaaaaaacacaattaacaGAGAGCTGATCTGCNNNNNNNNNNCACCCTGCTGAGAGTTGCAGGAgagttgttgctttttctgaagtGAAGGAAAAGCCAAGAGCCACGACCAAAAGCAGTTGTTGCCTTTATACAATGGAGTTTCACGTATGCCTGTCAAAATCTTAATCTAGACATTATAAAGCCTTACAAGTTATCTATTGTACTCAAGAGTTTTCCATGAGAGTATTACATCTTGCATACCCTTATGAGACTTATTCATTttcgattttttttaaacctgactAAGGTTCTCTGCTCTTGTTTCAGACTGGAGCTCCACTCCACACAtgttctctcctgtgtggatacTCACGTGTGTCTGtaaatttccatttttactAAAAGCTTTGCTACAGAAAGAACAGCTATATGGTTTCTCCCCTGTGTGGCTTCTCAAGTGTTCCCTTAAATGTCCACTTTTACTAAAAGCTTTGCTACAGAAAGAGCAGATAAATGGTTTCTCCCCTGTGTGGGTTCTCATGTGTACCTTTAagtgtccactctctgtaaaagcttttttacacacagagcagctaaatggtttctctcctgtgtggattctcatgtgtgccTTTAAATGTCCACTCACTGTAAACGCTTtattacagactgagcagctgaatggtttctctcctgtgtggattctcgtGTGTTTCTGTAAATGGCCATTGTCTGCAAATGCTTTCTTACAGAAGGAGCAGCTAaatggcttctctcctgtgtgggtTCTCAGGtgtttcttcagctgtccaCTATCTCTAAAAGCTTTCTTACAGACGGAGCAGCTAAACGGTTTCTCTCCCGTATGGATTCGCATGTGTCTACTTAAACTTCCACTCTCTGTAAAAGCTTTCGTACAGATCGAGCAGCTGAACggtctctctcctgtgtggattctcatgtggtTCTGTAAATGTCCACTCTTTATAAAagctttcttacagactgagcagctaaaCAGTTTCTCGGCTGTATGAGAtctcatgtgtctcttcagatgTCCACTGGTGCCAAATCTTTTCCCACACTCAAAGCAGCTTACTGGTTTCTCACCAGTACCACATGTCAAATCCCAGACAGGGACTTCATCATTACTTGGAGAGTTTAAACCTGACAGAGGTTCTATGATCTCCTTCCATTCATTGTCATCCGTCTCAGTCTCAGGTTCAGAAGAGTTTCCGGTTTTGATCTGTTCagtttgtctttgatgaagctgtgagaaCTGAGgattctcttcatcatcttcactcttcacagggacaggagtgaatgtaAACTTGGTGGTATCTGCTTCTTCCAGCcgttgaagctgctctcccttcTGACTGATCCAGAGttcttccttctcctctttAATGTAGAGGGGCTTTGTGTCCTCCTGGTCCAGACTGGAGCTCCACTCCTGCTGATGTTCTTCACCAACAATCACTGTGTGGACATCTGAAGGTAaagctgaaacacaaacaaacggCTATTAATGTGAATTACATCTAGATTTAGCTAATTATCTTTATTCACTCTCATTAGGACTAGTGTCATGAAATTCCAAATCTACGATTTACGACATTTTtactagggttgggcatcgtttggATTTTAACGATTCTGATTTCAATTCAGATTCTTCCTTTCGATTCCGGTTGTTATCGATTCTGATTATTTGAATGAGggagttgaaacgggtcacattttcacaaataagaggaaagCTTTATTTTGATTCAGTGGTGGTTTGCAGTTTTAAAGGGCCTTTTCAATGTAAATTAAAGCCACACTAGAGCTTACTATGCTGCATGGCTGTCTAAAGCAGTTCTTctttatgcaaaaataaacataatacatttaaaagcacaaactatttacatttcttcaaaaaaggccgaAATATACGCCAAATCTCAAAAACAGAGAcgccattctcctctgtaaaACGGTAGTTATCTTTCTTGTCTTCTATATACTATCTTTAATAACAGACTAGTCAGAATTGGAGGATTTATATTTTTCCCACTATTTACTCTTTGCGCTCACTTGAAAGCCCATATAAGGCATAATGTGTGACGAATCTGTAAACAAACTCGCAATGCATCATGAGAGATCAACTGAAGACACTGGACGTGGAGCTAGTGGCAGTGATGAgcaaaaacgcgatgaattatggacatcaagtggataaatcttggatgtagcagtttggatttaatgctcaacaacCCTGAAAAAGGGCACAAGTTCCacgctggatagaaaatcacctgtagaggctagaaagaccccaAAGAGAGCTCCGGGACTGCTAActctaaactaaaaaaatctgTAAGCTTCTGTCTTTTATAggtattaaaatatgaatgatgattgaaatatgaatcagaggtgccgtTTAGGATTGTATACAACCCCTTTCAGTTCCTGAGGGTTTAAGCAAAATTAAGTAATCCCTCTGACtgtaaacaataaaagcatggcATCATAATGAGGATTCATAAATTGGAGGGCTGTTATGAGAATGCATATTTCACGACTTTTGAACAATTAAGAGGAAAACATAATTTGTCTAACAATACTTTCTTTTGTTACCTTCAACTGCAGTCATTTGTGAGAAGCACTTTGAACAATACTATGGCTTTACCCAAACTCGCtgaaatggaaaaatgaatGCATGATAGTGGACCATATAAGCTTATTTAAAAGTATATTCTTTGTCAATATCTGAATGTCCTAAACCGACTCTGTATAGGTCTAAGGAAAGGTGCGAATCAGA
This region includes:
- the LOC116673701 gene encoding zinc finger protein 271 (The sequence of the model RefSeq protein was modified relative to this genomic sequence to represent the inferred CDS: added 420 bases not found in genome assembly), with the translated sequence MRIHTGEKAFSCSVCKMAFSVSGHLHRHMRIHTGEKPFNCSFCNKAFIQSDNLQKHMRVHTGEKPFSCSICKKAFTQSGNLQKHMKIHTGEKPFTCSVCKKAFTASGCLHRHMRIHTGEKPFTCSVCKKAFTVSGSLQKHMRIHTGEKPFSCSECGKRFGTSGHLKRHMRSHTAEKLFSCSVCKKAFIKSGHLQNHMRIHTGERPFSCSICTKAFTESGSLSRHMRIHTGEKPFSCSVCKKAFRDSGQLKKHLRTHTGEKPFSCSFCKKAFADNGHLQKHTRIHTGEKPFSCSVCNKAFTVSGHLKAHMRIHTGEKPFSCSVCKKAFTESGHLKVHMRTHTGEKPFICSFCSKAFSKSGHLREHLRSHTGEKPYSCSFCSKAFSKNGNLQTHVSIHTGENMCGVELQSETRAENLSQV